The genomic stretch aaccaactgagctattCCAGCTTCTTGTTGGATAAAgccaaaacaatatatttattatataacttACGATTATTATATATAAACCTTTTCTCTATTGGTTGACTTGATGTCAAtccttttataattaaaaaaatccaaaaaaattctctTGCGCGTATTGAACACATCAAGCCTAAAATTCAATGCGATCACATCACCAACTCCAAATTTAACTATGAGACATGCATTCTTCAACTAATACATCTATGACTTTTGCATTGATGAAACTACCTTGTTTGTTTCATCCACGACTTGACTTGCATTGGCGTTGCTCACAAGTTTCATACTTATATAAAATGCACAAAATGTAACTTAAGTTTCTTAACAATTTAATCTATATCTCTAAACATGAAGGTATATATAATAGATACAATCGCATCACTTTCTAAgtgaattcttttttttttttatttaatctttaaaTTTGCTAGTGacatttttttaatgtatttgtgtttgtgtttgtgtttgcagCAAAAGATTGTGATGAAGGTTTCCATGAACTGTCAAAAGTGTCGCACAAAGGCACTTAAGGTTGTCGCATCAGCAAACGGTTCGTGTCGATTCAACTTTTCTAGTTAGTGTTAGTTATTATGTTACTAAAGTTTTATTATTGGTTAAATACAGGCGTGAGTTTTGTGGGATTAGAGGGAGATGAAAAAGACAAGCTATTGGTAATTGGAGATGGCGTAGATGCTGTCAAGTTAGCCAATTGTTTGAGGAAAAAGGTTGGACATACTCAAATTGAAAGCTTAGGAGAAGTTAAAGCCAGTTGAAAACATGTGCAAGAGATGTAATTTTCTTATGTGTTTTCCATTTTTGATCTTTACTGTGAAGTTGTCAAATTTATTGTGTAGTGTATATGAATGGATTGTTGTGTAATGGCGTATGAAATCAACAATATAATGAGATGGAATAGTGTATCACTTTCCTTTCTATTAGTATATTTGTAAAGTGTTCCAACCATTCAATAGCACGccatttctttttattgtttgatGGGAATCATATgatattaagaaaaataagaatgacatTATCGTTATACTTCGAAATAATTAAGCTTGTACTTGTTAAAATAGTACAATAAGGGTAGAACTCATGATGATGTTTAGAATTAACTTAAGCAGAATGATCACAAACTCCATACAagtgtttttatttttatggtGAAAACGATTCccttttcttcaattttaaaaTTGAAGTATTTATAGAGATTCTTTAGGTATGGCAAAAGAGTGGTGACCTCCGCTCCTCTTTTAGAAATGTAAAGAGTAGGGGAGTTATTCTTCTTCAGATCAAGGAGATGACATTTATCTTCTTTGACTCTTTCTCCCCGTTTGTTATGATGGGACGCGTCATCTCCCACATTTATTGGACAAGTGGGTAATGAGAGTGAGTTCAGGTGGGCTAAAATCAAGTGGCGGGCGACTACTAAGATCCAAACAATCCCATGGCCCATTTTGGACGGCTTAGAGCTTTGTAGGGAAGCTCTCCCTTACCAATGTATCTTGTCTACTTTATGGGGTTGTTCTTTCTTAGGGTGGTACACAATCCTCAAGCAAGAAGGCATGTAAAAGACAAGGTGATTTAGTTTGATTGTTTTTCAGTCTTCATACTTGGGCTAACCTTCAAAGAGCTTTTCAGCTTGTCCATGGGGCGAGTACCTTAAGCGAAACTTTGGGCGAGTTCCTCAAGATGTACTTGGGGAGAGCCCCTcaaagtcgccactaatatattcatcccatcgcgggaaaggaataccagaaaacctaactcgaaataagaacaaggtctttcgaccagagaacaaggcacgggagtcggttacgcaaggggaaggtgctagcacccctcacgcccatcgtactcgatggtatccacctatgtttgtttctatctaaatggtgtatctatcactaatgcaatgcatgattagacctaaagttttttaataattattgtgctcgctagagttgcctctatgcctacgtatcctcttaagaagaatcagagcgccgtagttctgctcaagattttctacgttttttaggatttgttggtgttttttagtgaACAGTTACATCACACTCCGCCGCTCAACCTTTGGAGACTCACGCTGGGATTGGAGTGGAAGTAACATGCTCTTAAAAGCAAAAGAGAAAAGTATGTCGAGCGTCTCGAGTGAACCTTAAACAAGGAAGACTCAATCAActctgggtttgtgtttttttaggtttaggaatctccactcaagtgatccccttaaacaagagggacgagagcttccattcccttttattaattttcaacccttattaatgttttattgtgttttattgatttttgtttgttatgcAAAAGGGGAACATACATTTCTAACCTAATGCTAACATATaagaatggccctaaggtcaaggataaaggatctctacctatgttatcatgcatagactacaacctaagttgttctatatgactcatcttaatgaagattggagtcaccgccctaagggaacatggcaagcatatGGTAAGAGATAAGCAAATCTAaaagcaaggtaggtgacttaatgaattccctaaccaagtctactccttagagagactacacacaatgaatcccaagagaaaacaatccacaaaaggtggaggaagaacaaacaatcgtcgcctcttaaactaacaacaatcaaaacATGAAAAAAGAGGCAAAGCATAAAAATGGGAGAAtaaagccctagggcagtagcaaaccaaagaaattagtgtcctaaatcaaacacaaaaggatcatggcatcacacgaaaatattcacaagaagttaccaaagtatcgcatgaatcgtcACTTAACAAATAACAAACATGTATCAATTAGTCGAATCAAAAAACAAATGAACACATGACCTAAGCTTGTGGTCAGtagcataacatttcatttatAGGTCTAtgaccttataccaatctatgttagtcgattagcttgaagcaacacaaagttctaac from Vicia villosa cultivar HV-30 ecotype Madison, WI linkage group LG4, Vvil1.0, whole genome shotgun sequence encodes the following:
- the LOC131595365 gene encoding heavy metal-associated isoprenylated plant protein 47-like isoform X1, translated to MYLCLCLCLQQKIVMKVSMNCQKCRTKALKVVASANGVSFVGLEGDEKDKLLVIGDGVDAVKLANCLRKKVGHTQIESLGEVKAS
- the LOC131595365 gene encoding heavy metal-associated isoprenylated plant protein 47-like isoform X2, whose translation is MKQKIVMKVSMNCQKCRTKALKVVASANGVSFVGLEGDEKDKLLVIGDGVDAVKLANCLRKKVGHTQIESLGEVKAS